Proteins encoded together in one Rhipicephalus sanguineus isolate Rsan-2018 chromosome 9, BIME_Rsan_1.4, whole genome shotgun sequence window:
- the LOC119405860 gene encoding uncharacterized protein K02A2.6-like, with translation MFAQFGIPRTVVSDNGTPFTGFEFRQFMERNGIVHIKTSPHHPQSNGLAERAVRTVKDGLKKIGNAELTTSLARVLCNYRNTPQQSGLSPSERLLGYRLRTRLDLSFPTRNHHSVSTKPTEDTDWNFAPGQSVYVRNYGTGDKWTPGRVRATAGARLLDVETEAGIVRHHIDQVRRCDKGLFLESKDTRELALPDNKATT, from the coding sequence ATGTTTGCCCAGTTTGGAATACCACGTACGGTGGTGTCCGATAATGGGACGCCTTTCACGGGCTTCGAATTCCGTCAGTTCATGGAGCGCAATGGCATTGTACATATCAAAACATCTCCGCATCACCCACAGAGCAATGGGCTGGCTGAGCGCGCTGTGCGGACTGTTAAGGACGGATTAAAGAAGATTGGAAACGCCGAGTTGACGACCTCCCTGGCCCGCGTGCTTTGTAACTATAGGAATACTCCTCAACAATCCGGACTGTCACCTTCGGAAAGGCTTTTGGGCTACCGGCTGCGCACAAGGCTGGACTTGTCTTTTCCTACCAGGAACCACCACAGTGTCTCGACCAAGCCGACGGAAGACACCGACTGGAATTTCGCCCCCGGTCAATCCGTCTATGTGCGAAACTATGGAACGGGCGACAAATGGACGCCGGGAAGGGTCAGGGCCACGGCCGGTGCTCGACTTTTGGATGTGGAGACTGAGGCAGGGATTGTCCGTCACCATATTGACCAAGTACGAAGGTGCGACAAAGGATTGTTTTTGGAGAGCAAGGACACTCGGGAATTGGCGCTACCTGACAACAAAGCGACGACCTAA